Proteins from one Mucilaginibacter jinjuensis genomic window:
- a CDS encoding plasmid mobilization protein: MGRPTLNEEEKRVIQVNIRLTIDENKIACKYAEASGLSSANWIRIRAFTGRFPAIKLSPVDASLYQELHKIGINLNQAVKQLHTGKLSPAYLNILTALMKTQGEILNCLLK, from the coding sequence ATGGGAAGACCAACATTGAACGAGGAGGAGAAAAGGGTCATTCAGGTCAACATCCGGTTAACAATAGACGAAAATAAGATAGCATGTAAGTATGCCGAAGCGTCCGGCTTAAGTTCCGCGAACTGGATTCGGATCAGGGCATTTACAGGCAGGTTCCCGGCTATTAAATTATCGCCAGTTGATGCCTCGCTTTATCAGGAACTGCATAAGATCGGTATTAATCTGAACCAGGCGGTAAAGCAGTTACATACCGGTAAGTTATCCCCCGCTTATCTTAACATCCTGACCGCGCTGATGAAGACGCAGGGAGAGATCTTAAACTGTTTATTGAAATGA
- a CDS encoding helix-turn-helix domain-containing protein: MATEIITREDLTEFGEKLVNQIKALLSGESAEGQPPKYLKSYQVKNLLKISNNTLQTLRDNGTIPFTKIGGILYYSFEDIQKVLRGEVQSKRIRIAK, from the coding sequence ATGGCAACAGAAATTATCACCAGAGAAGACCTGACAGAGTTCGGTGAGAAACTCGTTAACCAGATCAAGGCATTATTATCCGGTGAATCGGCCGAAGGACAACCGCCCAAATATCTCAAGAGTTACCAGGTCAAGAACCTGCTCAAGATCTCTAACAACACCCTCCAAACATTACGGGACAATGGCACCATTCCCTTTACCAAGATCGGCGGCATATTATACTACAGCTTCGAAGATATACAGAAAGTATTACGGGGAGAAGTGCAAAGCAAACGTATTCGTATCGCGAAATGA
- a CDS encoding DUF6443 domain-containing protein, translated as MKRKIFQCSVIYIFAFISGLSFLPAQVNAQKNVVLSKPNTTGNIVATQSIRLVTGFSSHGPMTLGISPVIPLNSTPNNDHNYVVTNVPRIATTDASQIPGKNINEVSQQIQYLDGFGRLQQTVNTKASPNLNDVISPVEYDAMGRQAKQYQAYTDGNNISGSYRNTALTGPTSYFDSDQYQFFQQPDLKVANTTNPYSESIYEQNSFGRPMEQGYPGTTWKTGAGHDLQSSYGTNGSQDVKLWRVNTSNSGASYTYYPAGTLFSTTATDENNHSVIQYQDLNGHTICRKMQGDNGAMLTTDYIYDDAGNLRYVVPPLPTIPVAVNLPTSFIESDAVAINFFYAYHYDGRNRLIEKRIPGKGWEYSVYNKLDQLVLSQNPAQAELGIWSYVKYDARSRAVVTGDYYTTSSRAALQTAIDGFTGPFTETFTNNSTNFGYSDNSYPAIALGNNKKVLTVSYYDNYDFLNNSNINPNSSVFVPPNSAIDTLEHSPIGLLTGQKTEVIGLTTPTYLLSINHFDNYGNTVKTIAQSVKNSVTSSGQYDQYEFQFSYNGLPTRTIRTHYLSSSLQLTTNSFISYDEGGRKILLKEQYITPAVTGPVINLAKYEYNEMGQLVTKHLHSLSASNNPESSEFYQHIDYRYNTRGWLTRINNPTSGNLADETYPAQTDLFAEQIDFDQPNGNYAGTKAQYNGNISTVSWQTLNKPGASSPIGTQGYVLGYDNLNRLTNSFYKSSANNDNFNEAATYDELGNILSLSRNSSPTSYLNKLVYDYGTGSQRGNVLLDVQDNGGSENYHPTYTYTSNGSQKTDTQQGISLITYNELSLPDQVNFSSGKTIKFLYSTSGQKLERIIQVAGAGEDRSYINGIEYAGNTIDFIHADEGRARPGSPGSYVQEYQIADHLGNIRVMFDGSGSSLSTNNIVQTSDYYGFGRDINYINNNYQYKYNGKELSTDLGAYDYGARYYNPVTARWNGVDNAAEQSRRWSPYSYAYNNPIRNIDPDGNFSYDYSSEIANATSYSLGKIEYNGYNNAMNDAADYGAYMEYLSGQTEHPPLRYDASWNAMINQMSSHTMDMFSVYWRGKGSSASDDGGLWGALNSGPSSQGWYGGIGGFLVSITPFGGVVDFVNAAKNNDVGGAIAGLASTALFFTGESEISSSVKALQVESAEISNTSTDVANFWPPNGGALGNWTNEIAMPGQVMDRYGSIYGSYASPVGTPFNMRALSPSTDINDYLKFEVVKPFPIQKSLIAPTAWDIGLGTQFKLPIGLNYLDDFGYTKFIP; from the coding sequence ATGAAAAGAAAGATATTCCAATGTTCCGTAATATATATTTTTGCTTTTATTAGCGGACTTTCTTTTTTACCTGCACAGGTAAATGCGCAAAAGAATGTTGTATTGAGTAAGCCCAATACAACAGGAAATATTGTTGCAACACAAAGTATCAGGCTAGTGACTGGTTTTAGCTCCCATGGTCCGATGACCTTAGGTATTTCGCCTGTAATTCCCCTTAACAGCACGCCCAATAACGATCACAATTATGTTGTAACTAATGTTCCTAGAATCGCAACAACCGATGCAAGTCAGATACCGGGTAAAAATATTAATGAGGTCAGTCAACAGATTCAATATCTCGATGGGTTCGGGCGGCTACAACAAACAGTTAATACGAAGGCAAGTCCAAATTTAAATGATGTTATTTCGCCAGTTGAGTATGATGCAATGGGTAGGCAGGCTAAACAATATCAGGCTTACACAGACGGCAACAATATTTCCGGTAGTTACCGAAATACTGCGCTTACCGGCCCAACCAGTTATTTTGATAGCGATCAATACCAGTTTTTTCAGCAACCGGATTTAAAAGTTGCGAATACGACAAACCCATACAGCGAGAGCATCTATGAGCAAAATTCTTTTGGCAGGCCTATGGAACAGGGTTACCCAGGAACGACCTGGAAAACTGGTGCGGGTCATGATCTGCAATCATCTTATGGAACGAATGGTAGTCAGGATGTTAAGCTATGGCGGGTAAATACCTCAAATAGTGGAGCATCTTACACTTACTATCCGGCTGGTACGCTTTTTTCTACAACTGCAACTGATGAGAACAACCATAGTGTTATTCAATATCAGGATTTAAATGGTCATACCATATGCAGAAAAATGCAGGGAGACAATGGGGCGATGCTGACAACAGATTATATTTATGACGATGCCGGAAATCTGCGCTACGTTGTACCACCGTTGCCGACAATTCCCGTTGCCGTAAATCTGCCAACCAGTTTTATAGAATCCGATGCTGTAGCAATAAATTTTTTCTACGCCTATCATTACGATGGCAGGAACAGGTTAATTGAAAAAAGAATACCTGGCAAAGGATGGGAGTATTCAGTTTATAACAAGTTAGATCAACTGGTACTGTCTCAAAATCCCGCACAGGCAGAACTTGGAATATGGTCTTATGTGAAATATGACGCACGGAGCAGAGCTGTGGTAACCGGAGATTATTATACTACATCTTCACGTGCTGCACTCCAAACCGCTATTGATGGTTTTACAGGTCCATTTACGGAAACCTTTACTAACAATTCAACCAATTTTGGATATTCAGACAATAGCTACCCGGCTATCGCACTGGGAAACAATAAAAAAGTACTTACTGTCAGCTATTATGACAATTATGATTTTTTAAATAACAGTAATATCAATCCTAATTCCTCCGTGTTTGTACCACCTAATTCAGCGATAGATACATTAGAGCATTCGCCAATAGGGCTTCTAACAGGCCAAAAAACGGAGGTCATCGGCTTGACAACGCCTACCTATTTATTAAGCATTAATCATTTTGATAATTATGGAAATACGGTTAAAACTATTGCGCAATCTGTAAAAAATTCGGTAACCTCTTCCGGACAATATGACCAGTACGAATTTCAATTTAGCTACAATGGCTTACCAACAAGGACTATTCGCACCCATTATCTGTCTTCCTCGTTACAACTTACTACAAACAGTTTTATCAGTTATGATGAAGGCGGCAGGAAAATTTTACTTAAGGAGCAGTATATAACACCTGCTGTTACCGGGCCCGTTATCAATCTCGCTAAATATGAGTATAACGAAATGGGACAGCTTGTTACTAAGCATCTGCACAGTTTAAGTGCAAGTAATAATCCCGAATCCTCAGAGTTTTATCAGCACATAGATTACCGTTACAACACCAGGGGATGGTTGACCCGCATAAATAATCCCACTTCGGGAAATTTGGCAGACGAAACCTATCCCGCACAGACAGACTTGTTTGCTGAACAGATTGATTTTGATCAGCCCAATGGAAATTACGCCGGTACTAAAGCGCAATACAACGGAAATATCAGTACGGTGAGTTGGCAGACCCTGAACAAGCCGGGGGCTTCATCTCCAATTGGCACGCAAGGCTACGTATTGGGTTACGATAACTTGAACCGCCTGACTAATTCATTTTATAAATCATCCGCAAACAACGATAATTTTAATGAGGCCGCCACCTATGATGAGCTTGGAAATATCCTTTCATTAAGTCGTAATTCTTCGCCAACTTCATACCTTAACAAACTTGTTTATGATTATGGAACAGGTAGCCAAAGGGGAAATGTTCTATTGGATGTTCAGGATAACGGCGGATCTGAAAATTATCATCCTACATATACCTATACTTCCAATGGAAGCCAAAAGACCGATACGCAACAAGGCATATCATTGATTACCTACAACGAACTAAGCCTACCCGATCAAGTCAATTTTAGTAGTGGCAAAACGATCAAATTTCTCTATAGCACCTCTGGACAAAAGCTGGAAAGAATCATTCAGGTAGCAGGTGCCGGAGAAGACCGAAGCTATATTAACGGTATCGAATATGCGGGTAATACGATTGATTTTATACATGCAGATGAGGGGCGCGCAAGACCAGGAAGCCCCGGTTCTTATGTGCAGGAATATCAGATTGCAGACCATCTCGGCAACATCAGGGTCATGTTTGACGGCTCAGGTAGCTCCTTATCAACCAATAACATTGTACAGACAAGTGATTACTATGGCTTTGGCCGGGACATTAATTATATCAATAATAATTACCAATACAAGTACAATGGTAAAGAACTTTCTACAGACTTAGGGGCGTATGATTATGGTGCAAGGTATTACAACCCGGTAACTGCAAGATGGAATGGTGTAGATAATGCTGCCGAGCAAAGCCGTAGATGGAGTCCATACTCCTATGCCTACAATAATCCAATTAGAAATATCGATCCGGATGGGAATTTCAGTTATGATTATTCGTCCGAGATTGCAAATGCAACATCCTATTCATTGGGCAAAATCGAATACAATGGATATAATAATGCAATGAATGACGCTGCCGACTATGGGGCATATATGGAATATTTATCTGGACAAACTGAGCACCCACCTCTTAGATATGATGCATCGTGGAACGCAATGATTAATCAGATGAGTAGTCATACCATGGATATGTTTAGTGTGTATTGGAGAGGCAAGGGATCGAGCGCGAGCGACGACGGAGGACTTTGGGGGGCACTGAATAGTGGCCCCAGCTCACAGGGTTGGTATGGAGGGATTGGAGGGTTTTTAGTAAGTATAACACCATTTGGAGGCGTTGTTGATTTTGTTAATGCGGCGAAAAATAATGATGTTGGCGGTGCCATTGCAGGATTAGCTTCAACAGCTCTATTTTTTACGGGTGAATCGGAAATATCATCATCAGTGAAAGCACTACAGGTAGAATCTGCAGAAATATCTAACACTTCTACCGATGTTGCCAATTTTTGGCCTCCAAATGGAGGTGCACTGGGAAATTGGACCAATGAGATAGCAATGCCTGGACAAGTAATGGATAGATATGGATCTATTTATGGTTCTTACGCATCTCCGGTAGGCACACCATTCAACATGAGAGCACTCTCTCCATCAACTGATATTAATGACTATTTGAAATTTGAAGTGGTAAAGCCATTCCCCATACAAAAATCTTTGATCGCGCCCACCGCTTGGGATATTGGACTAGGAACTCAATTTAAATTGCCTATTGGACTAAATTATCTTGATGATTTTGGCTATACAAAATTTATACCTTAA
- a CDS encoding DUF5977 domain-containing protein → MRQIIKSLCIVYLIAATSILKAQTINNLSNYTPPSPNATSTVSALGSYNVSLYSGKLNYYAKLKDFTIGKINMSLGLTYSTSGIRVQDISGPEGLGWSLSMGGAITRFVAGLPDEAPYGYCGINNIGAKNYSAQNLDYYTNVLSGAYDSRPDRFYFSFLGYSGMFELDTNGNPVLQSSYGLKMLYSPFNHTNGRLYGGAEDWIIQDQSGNKYYFGDEYVEDNYTRTNGQNNIRNIESINAWYIKKIITSDNLVISFDYLKSGSVSYTNYVNVEKKDNSHNNIDPIITTYDENSTDYVEPLYLAKIASGNFEIDFKYNLSRTDLPNALALTEVDARESNQVKAIYGFHYSYFPSSGGSDLRLRLDGISQVSNKNYAINYLYSFNYNSLNLPPRNSIQTDYLGLYNSNPGTSNIQGYQGCDKSPDLARSQANILTSVINNLGGATNFFYEQNEISGGVKESGLRVKKISQMNGSTEINSETYDYTDPSTNQSSGIVLQSYNNVTDNYYINYVSSEPVSALFDLTGVQIGYSYVTINKPDGSAIRYKFTDANTYKDYNTITYYYNTAGNTDSPSSSSALTIGDVVNTSYAFARGKVLSEEYLNSNKQVVKSVTNNYVLSGKTGDVVGVVILPQYILNVNSGFYRSKYDFFTQDLQLNSKTTVTNIYSGATLVNSVTENESYTYNLLAPNLTNTVDKTLSNGDVARTRYRHPNDILVNYVSTANTNMPISYMVSNNMVSDPVQVVNSIVSNGVEKITNATLTSYKAINSNVVKPYSVYRLNADASFNPQSFTFSTVSNNGSTETMSNDSHMEATKILSYDNYGNLITSASAFTAEGPSGFLWSHNGMLPLAEIKNATGNEVFVEDFEGNFNSGVTTGAAHTGTRYYSGSSYVLNWTIPDSRSYVISFWYHQSGSWKYSPPQTFSSNSFTLTGGDAYDDIRICPSDALLSTSTFDPFIGMLSLIDAKGQTSSYEYDGFTRLVNVRDRYGNILKNYVYHNVSPNPLYSNTAQSVSLPSDNCGPGYAGIQTIYNIAAGTVSSPYSQADADLQATIYAQNLANSSGGCVLQPIIYARVEYNNYNYTSYTQDQYDYGNQTTADIYVRFYADANCTIPLSLNLPINAVIAQTTDEQLAYGSPAIPVSNFTVNVPAGSNSYFVGNQVLYSTSSYTDPQSGYGSVTDTYSYSYALSTDYTTIYTPLPTKQ, encoded by the coding sequence ATGAGGCAAATCATAAAAAGCTTATGCATAGTCTATCTAATAGCCGCAACAAGCATATTAAAAGCGCAAACCATAAATAATTTAAGCAACTATACTCCGCCATCTCCCAATGCAACAAGTACCGTTTCAGCGTTGGGTAGCTATAATGTAAGCCTGTATTCAGGTAAGCTAAACTATTATGCCAAGTTGAAAGATTTTACAATCGGTAAGATCAATATGTCATTGGGACTAACTTATTCTACTTCCGGTATTCGTGTTCAGGATATATCCGGGCCCGAGGGCTTGGGATGGAGTTTGTCAATGGGGGGAGCAATCACAAGATTTGTTGCTGGATTGCCGGATGAAGCACCATATGGTTATTGCGGAATCAATAATATTGGCGCAAAAAATTATTCAGCACAAAATCTGGATTATTATACAAATGTGTTGAGTGGTGCCTACGATTCACGCCCCGATCGCTTTTATTTTTCTTTTCTGGGTTATTCCGGGATGTTTGAATTAGATACAAATGGTAATCCCGTTTTGCAATCTTCTTACGGGTTAAAAATGTTATATAGCCCTTTCAATCATACGAATGGTCGTCTGTATGGCGGTGCTGAAGATTGGATTATACAGGATCAATCCGGAAATAAATATTATTTCGGAGACGAATATGTAGAGGACAATTATACGCGAACAAACGGACAAAATAATATTAGAAATATTGAAAGTATCAATGCCTGGTACATCAAAAAAATTATCACATCAGATAATCTCGTAATATCTTTTGATTATTTAAAAAGTGGCAGTGTTAGTTATACTAACTATGTAAATGTTGAGAAGAAAGATAACTCACATAACAATATAGACCCTATAATTACGACCTACGACGAAAACTCTACTGATTACGTTGAGCCGCTATACCTAGCGAAAATAGCTAGTGGAAATTTTGAAATAGATTTTAAATATAATTTGAGCCGTACAGATCTGCCCAATGCGTTGGCATTAACAGAAGTTGATGCTCGTGAAAGCAACCAGGTTAAAGCTATTTATGGTTTTCATTATTCTTATTTTCCCTCATCGGGGGGAAGTGATTTAAGGTTAAGATTAGATGGAATCAGCCAGGTATCCAACAAAAATTATGCAATCAATTATCTCTATTCTTTTAATTATAATAGCCTTAATCTACCGCCGAGAAATTCTATACAAACGGACTATCTGGGGCTATATAATTCAAATCCGGGAACATCTAATATTCAAGGATATCAGGGATGCGATAAATCCCCTGACTTAGCTAGGTCACAGGCAAACATACTTACATCTGTTATCAATAATTTAGGCGGTGCAACTAATTTTTTCTATGAACAAAATGAAATTAGCGGAGGTGTTAAAGAAAGTGGGTTGCGTGTAAAAAAGATCAGCCAAATGAACGGCAGTACGGAAATTAATTCGGAAACATATGATTATACTGACCCGAGCACAAATCAATCAAGTGGTATCGTACTACAGAGTTATAATAACGTTACTGATAATTACTACATTAACTACGTCTCTTCAGAGCCGGTATCGGCATTATTTGATTTAACAGGTGTACAAATTGGCTATAGCTATGTCACCATAAATAAACCGGACGGAAGTGCTATTCGCTATAAGTTTACTGACGCCAATACTTATAAAGATTATAATACGATTACATATTATTATAACACTGCAGGTAATACAGATAGCCCTTCATCTAGTTCCGCTTTGACGATTGGTGATGTCGTTAATACGTCTTATGCATTTGCAAGAGGAAAAGTGCTATCTGAAGAATATCTTAATAGTAATAAACAAGTCGTAAAATCTGTTACGAATAATTATGTTCTTTCAGGAAAAACAGGTGATGTTGTTGGAGTAGTCATACTGCCTCAATATATTTTGAATGTAAATTCGGGATTTTATCGCAGTAAGTACGATTTTTTTACTCAAGACCTCCAGCTAAACTCTAAGACAACTGTAACTAATATTTACTCCGGAGCAACACTTGTCAACTCCGTAACCGAGAATGAAAGCTACACTTATAATCTTTTAGCCCCCAATTTAACTAATACAGTTGACAAAACTTTGAGTAATGGAGATGTGGCGAGGACAAGATATAGGCATCCTAATGATATATTGGTAAATTATGTCAGTACGGCAAATACCAATATGCCAATTTCATATATGGTATCAAACAATATGGTGTCCGATCCAGTGCAGGTTGTTAACTCTATTGTAAGTAATGGTGTAGAAAAAATAACCAACGCTACATTGACCAGTTATAAGGCTATTAATAGTAATGTTGTTAAGCCGTACAGCGTTTATCGCTTGAATGCAGATGCCAGTTTCAACCCTCAATCATTTACATTCTCCACTGTTTCAAATAACGGCTCAACTGAAACTATGTCGAATGATAGTCACATGGAGGCTACAAAAATTTTGTCTTATGATAACTACGGTAACCTGATTACATCGGCAAGTGCATTTACAGCCGAAGGACCAAGCGGGTTTTTGTGGTCACATAATGGTATGCTTCCTCTAGCTGAAATAAAAAACGCGACAGGAAATGAGGTCTTTGTCGAAGATTTTGAAGGAAACTTCAATTCGGGAGTAACCACCGGAGCAGCCCATACCGGCACGCGTTATTATTCGGGCAGCTCTTATGTATTAAACTGGACAATCCCGGATAGCCGAAGTTATGTTATATCTTTCTGGTACCACCAAAGTGGAAGCTGGAAATATTCGCCGCCACAAACATTTTCATCCAATTCATTTACACTGACAGGCGGGGATGCGTATGACGATATCCGTATCTGCCCTTCTGACGCTCTTCTCTCAACAAGTACGTTCGACCCGTTTATAGGCATGTTAAGCTTAATAGATGCCAAAGGTCAAACCTCGTCTTATGAGTACGATGGTTTTACGCGGCTGGTAAATGTGAGAGACCGGTATGGAAATATTCTTAAAAATTATGTTTATCATAACGTATCACCTAATCCTCTTTATTCAAATACGGCACAATCAGTCTCGCTACCGTCGGATAATTGCGGTCCGGGGTATGCAGGTATTCAAACTATCTATAATATAGCCGCTGGGACGGTCTCATCCCCTTATTCACAGGCAGATGCTGATCTGCAAGCCACCATTTATGCACAAAATTTGGCAAACAGTTCGGGTGGATGTGTCTTACAACCGATTATATATGCCCGAGTAGAATATAACAATTACAACTATACAAGTTACACGCAGGATCAATACGACTATGGGAATCAAACTACAGCGGACATATATGTGAGATTTTACGCAGATGCGAACTGTACAATTCCTTTGTCACTAAACTTACCTATTAACGCGGTGATCGCACAAACCACCGATGAGCAACTGGCTTATGGAAGTCCTGCTATTCCAGTTTCAAATTTCACAGTTAATGTTCCGGCCGGTTCAAATTCTTACTTCGTGGGCAATCAGGTTTTATATAGCACAAGCAGTTATACCGATCCTCAAAGCGGATATGGCAGCGTAACAGATACTTATTCATATAGTTATGCTTTGTCTACAGATTATACAACAATTTATACCCCATTACCTACTAAACAATAA
- a CDS encoding RHS repeat domain-containing protein has product MHHATGTADGTWDYINGITYHNGTIAFITTEEGRAKNNSGTYKYTYDLKDHLGNVRVTFDKNTSTGAAEVIQEDEYYAFGLRHGLYDNSNGNRYLYNKKELQDELTQYDYGARFYDPVIGRGTSVDPLSEKNRRFSPYNYVENNPIRYIDPDGMDKDDPVTAAMKKFTSEMKQVLSGSASLEWRVEGLGGSVKAGPLKAGIDVGVWNAKAKVENSTLKFEGSVVTSKVDLGLGGAKASAGVDFIKGTAEVPLGKGPMKGEIKVIDSSATVSKGSITVNNSSELGGSLKVGPATVEGTVHLDHAAAAAGSLYTAGYEYLKQKTSEIMHPQVKVLPENQ; this is encoded by the coding sequence ATGCACCATGCCACCGGCACGGCGGACGGCACCTGGGACTATATCAACGGCATTACCTATCATAATGGAACAATCGCTTTTATCACGACGGAAGAGGGCAGAGCGAAGAATAACAGCGGAACATATAAATACACCTATGACCTGAAAGATCATTTAGGTAACGTTAGGGTAACCTTCGATAAAAATACCAGTACCGGCGCAGCCGAAGTAATACAGGAAGATGAATATTACGCCTTTGGCTTACGGCACGGGTTATATGATAACTCAAACGGTAACCGTTATCTTTATAACAAGAAAGAGTTACAGGATGAGCTGACGCAATACGATTATGGTGCAAGGTTCTATGATCCGGTAATTGGTAGGGGGACGAGTGTTGATCCATTGTCGGAGAAGAATAGGCGCTTTAGTCCATATAACTATGTTGAAAATAATCCAATCAGGTATATTGATCCCGATGGAATGGATAAGGATGATCCGGTTACCGCGGCGATGAAGAAGTTTACTTCGGAAATGAAACAAGTATTGTCAGGCTCAGCTTCCTTAGAATGGAGGGTTGAAGGATTAGGAGGAAGTGTTAAGGCCGGTCCTCTGAAAGCTGGTATTGACGTCGGGGTGTGGAACGCCAAGGCTAAAGTGGAAAATAGCACATTGAAATTTGAGGGATCTGTAGTCACATCCAAAGTGGATTTGGGATTAGGTGGGGCAAAAGCGTCTGCGGGTGTCGATTTTATAAAGGGTACAGCAGAAGTCCCATTAGGCAAGGGGCCAATGAAAGGTGAAATAAAAGTAATAGATTCAAGTGCTACGGTCTCTAAGGGATCGATAACAGTAAATAATTCATCTGAATTAGGCGGATCTCTGAAAGTTGGTCCTGCTACCGTTGAAGGAACCGTACATTTAGATCATGCGGCGGCAGCAGCAGGTAGCCTGTATACCGCTGGATACGAATATCTTAAACAGAAAACGAGTGAGATAATGCATCCCCAAGTAAAAGTATTACCAGAAAATCAATAA
- a CDS encoding relaxase/mobilization nuclease domain-containing protein, protein MTADQVKGKSFKGALDYNLKKVDKGVAKILDSTFTSSNELSTLREVALVKMLRPNLKKYFYHTSLNFPLHENLGDEQMNKIANEYLNNMGFTQHQYIIFRHFDADHPHLHILVNRIANGLYRLTFSSSVFSPA, encoded by the coding sequence ATGACAGCAGATCAGGTAAAGGGAAAAAGTTTTAAAGGGGCACTGGATTATAACCTTAAAAAGGTCGATAAAGGGGTTGCCAAAATTTTGGACTCGACTTTTACATCTAGCAATGAGCTTTCTACCCTGAGAGAAGTCGCTTTGGTCAAAATGTTAAGGCCAAACCTTAAAAAATACTTTTACCACACTTCTCTGAACTTCCCGCTTCATGAGAACCTGGGCGATGAACAAATGAACAAAATTGCAAATGAATATTTGAACAATATGGGATTTACCCAGCACCAGTATATCATCTTCCGGCATTTCGATGCAGATCATCCCCATCTGCATATTCTGGTCAACCGGATCGCGAACGGGCTATACAGATTAACATTCAGCTCGTCCGTATTTTCACCCGCCTAA
- a CDS encoding tail fiber protein has translation MNTRLVYVILLCFFMSAKTFAQYSGSFIVQGDANKYYPVIFTDANWYSNKTTDFEIGRSSVHEDATGRGSLIAKFRTHTNDWGNGSMLIDGDVREYNNSFIADWTDGSSSNVSFAIIIWFKGGSNSYYFNSSANINPVVYDGVQNALPFQELNGPIRTYLTSINPHVNTNGFTGSGSAFYDGVSNNHFAGYVGIGTTQPDKELTVKGTIHASEVLIDQNVPQPDYVFDKDYDLAPLKKVSTYIDQNHHLPEIPSAAQVAKEGINLAEMDVKLLKK, from the coding sequence ATGAATACAAGATTAGTATACGTTATTTTACTATGTTTTTTTATGTCCGCAAAGACTTTCGCGCAATACAGTGGAAGTTTTATTGTACAAGGAGACGCCAACAAATATTACCCGGTAATTTTCACAGATGCTAATTGGTATAGTAATAAAACAACTGATTTTGAGATTGGCCGTTCCAGTGTGCATGAAGATGCTACCGGAAGAGGATCATTAATTGCCAAATTTCGAACCCATACCAATGATTGGGGAAATGGTTCCATGTTGATAGATGGAGATGTCAGAGAATATAATAATTCATTTATTGCAGATTGGACCGATGGCAGTTCTAGTAACGTCAGTTTTGCCATAATTATATGGTTTAAGGGAGGTAGCAATAGTTATTACTTTAATTCATCAGCGAATATCAATCCTGTAGTGTACGATGGGGTTCAGAACGCGCTACCATTTCAGGAGTTAAATGGTCCAATCCGCACTTATTTGACCAGTATAAACCCCCATGTAAATACAAATGGATTCACAGGTTCGGGAAGCGCCTTTTATGATGGCGTGTCAAATAATCATTTCGCGGGATATGTTGGCATAGGCACAACGCAACCGGATAAAGAACTAACCGTAAAAGGTACCATTCACGCTTCTGAGGTTTTAATCGATCAAAATGTCCCTCAACCAGACTACGTTTTCGACAAGGATTACGACCTCGCGCCCTTAAAGAAGGTAAGCACCTACATCGACCAAAACCATCATTTACCTGAAATTCCATCTGCAGCACAGGTCGCTAAAGAGGGGATCAATCTTGCAGAAATGGATGTAAAGCTTTTAAAAAAATAG
- a CDS encoding DUF1016 N-terminal domain-containing protein yields the protein MKRVLMYWQIGKRIFEEEQGGRERAIYGDRLISYISEELAPKFGSSFSPRNLNYFRHFYRCFPIVNAMRSQLSWTHYRSLWSIDSEEKRGF from the coding sequence ATGAAAAGGGTGTTAATGTACTGGCAGATTGGTAAGCGAATTTTTGAGGAAGAGCAAGGCGGTAGAGAAAGAGCTATATACGGAGACAGGCTAATAAGCTACATATCGGAAGAATTGGCCCCCAAGTTTGGTAGTTCCTTTTCCCCGAGAAATCTTAACTACTTCCGGCACTTTTACAGATGTTTTCCAATTGTGAACGCAATGCGTTCACAATTGAGTTGGACGCATTATAGATCATTATGGAGTATTGATAGTGAGGAAAAAAGAGGCTTCTAA